A window of Equus przewalskii isolate Varuska chromosome 6, EquPr2, whole genome shotgun sequence genomic DNA:
GAGGATGGTGTCTCTCAGCTCCCCTCTGCAGTGGTGAGGGCAAGGGGTGGTCAGCATGCAGACTGgccccctaccccccaccccccaggggccagggcagggggaggggtcgCTCACCTGCAGGCCCGCAGCCCCCTGGCCTTGACCATGGTGCACAGCCGGCCCGTGGCCTTGAGGCCCATGCTGCCCACGACGGTGTCCCGGACGTACTGCCTGTGTCGGGGAGGAGGGGGGCCGGGTCAGCTGGTCACCTGGTCCCGGGGGTGCCTGCCCTGCGGCCCCGCCTGGGTGGCTCTTGTTCTTGTGGGGGAGCCGTTCTCCCAGGGCAGTGGGGGCCACAGGACCAGGACCTAAACACAGGAGACATCGAACAAACCCAGACGGCCTGGCAGCGGCGCGGAAAACAGGGAAAGGTCAGAGCCGCTCCAGATCCAGGAGACTAAAGCGTCGTGACAATGACATGCACAGCGTGACCCTGGACCAGGAAAGAAACAGCGACAGCGGGAGCCCTGGGGCAACTGGGGACTGAATCATCGTGTGACGTCGTTTCTACATTTCCCAATGTGAACAACTGCCTGGTGGTGGGGGGAAGACAAATGTCTTGAGGGTTTTGGGGCAAAGGATGCGGTAGTCCGTCCCTGAACTGCACAGCAGATACCCATCACACGGAGAGGGAGGGGACACAAATTGTGGCAAAATGGTAATATCGGTGATTCTAGGGCAGGGCCAGCAAACCATGGCCCCTTGGACCAAACCCGGCCCTCTActttgtttctgtaaataaagttttattgacacCCGGCCACGCCCACTCCTTTGTGTGCTGTCTACGGCGACCCTGCCCACTAGGCAGCGCCTAGGGTCACCACCCAGACCGCCTGGCCCCCAAGGCTGAAGATATTTTGCATCTGGCGCTTTATAGAAAAAGTCTGTTGATTCTGCTCTAGGTGAAGATGAGTTCAGCACCGGGTTCTTGCGAATTTTCCctaggtttgaaattttccaaaataaacgTGGCCCAAAAAGTTTCTTTGAAAAGTGGGGGCCCCACCTGTGTTCTGGTCTCAGCGACTGCACCTGCGGGGGAACGGGGAGACCATCCATGTCTGTCATTTCAGGTTTCCCTGTTTGCGGTGTTGGTGACAGTGGCCACAGGAACTGAATGCAGCTTCCCAGGAGGACAATGTGGCCCCTGGTCCCGCCCTGGGAGGGTGCCCCCCCCGCcatcctgccctgcctcctgggtCTCTGGGAACATCGGAGTCAACTCATCAGGCCCTTTTGCAGGGTCCAAGCTGAGAAGTGACAGAAAAGGGGGCTGGCGCCTGGGTCAACCCCACCCTGCACCCCCCCCTCACGTGGCACTCACGTCTTACACTTGACACATTCTTCTACAAACATGTTCCCGTGCAGCTCTGCCAGCTTGTCCCtgtgggagaagaaggaagaggctTCAGGCCCGGCGCcaagccctcctcctccaggaagccttccctggcccctCAACCACAGGATCAATGGGCTCCCTCCTTCCGGTTCCTCCAGCTTCTGACTCCACCATCAGCGTGCTGTGCAACCCTGCGCAGGTggcccagcctctctgagccagAAGAATCATTAACTCCTGCGGCTCACCCCGCCTTCGCACGTGAGCAGCCCATTCTGTTCACAAAACCCAGCCTCGAGCGTTTCAGAACCTCCCCAAGTGGCCAGGTCCAAAGGACAGGAATTCGAATTCCCagtttacaaaggaagaaactgaggtgacGGGTGGCCCGGGAGCCTGGACTTTGCAAGCTGAGGAGCGTGGGCTCAACTCCCAGCTCCGTcgcttcccagctgtgtgaccttgggcaggtcactcaacctctctgggcctcagtctccatTTGAGGCAATGGGACAAGCGTTCAACTCTTGGGGGGTCTAGGGGAACGATGATCAGGCCTGGAGGGCTCTGTGTCACCTCTTTCATGTCACAGCCTCCCTGACCTCTCTGTTAAAAGCCAcagctccctgccccaccccctgctgTCTTTATCTCCCTGGCGATGGTCACCGCCGGACATAGGactgaatttgcttatttttcttgttttctgcctGTTTCCTCGAGACTGGGAGTGAAGGCCCAGGAGTCCCGGGCTCCCTCTCCGTCTGGGGCGCTCTGTGTCCCCCGTCTAGGACCCTGCGGTGTGCACCAGGCGCTGAGCCAACAGTTGTTGGGTGCATCCCATTTGCTCCCGTCTGCGCCCAGTCAGTGCCGGCGGATTGGCGTGTGCCCcccagtgcacacacacactggtgGCCCTGCGAGCGCCTGGGCGGTGGGTGCTGGGGGTGGCCCGCGGGCAGCAAGGCTGAGCCGTCCCCACACCCGCCCCTCCACCTCTGGGAGGAGACGGAGCCACCCTGTCCTCCAGCTGTGCAGAGAAACGGACTCCCCGGGGCCGCCCCACGTTCCTAGAAAAAGCCCTCACCCCCGCACCCCCCCTCCCCGGCCACTGAAATGCATTCACTGTTTGCTTTCATTTCTAGAAACATCTACACGGGCCAGAAAGGCTAGGTCCGCAGCCAGCTGTCTGGTTCGTTACTCTGGACCGGAAGACGAGATGCCCGGGCTCACGGCCCTGCCGGGGCCCCAGGGTCACCCCAGCCGGGGAGGCTGGAGGTAGTTTCTCAGGCATTTGTGTGTCGAAATGGATGAAGGCCCGGAACCTGGTGGCATCTCTGGGTCCTAAGAGCTACTTGACGCGGGGACCAATTTTATTTCCATGCCCACGGCCTGGACGGAGGACGCAGGCCCGTTTCCACAGAGCAGGGGACGCTGCGCTGCTCTCCTTTATAAGCAGAGAGGAACCCCCACTTCTCTGGAAGGCCCCTGGGACCAGGAAGAGGGCATGCCAACTCTCGGGATGTCCCCAGGCGGCACTGATGAGGACAGCTCTGCTTTACGACGTCCTACTAAGCGGCAAGCCTTGTTCCCGGCTGCCTGGCTGAATCGCCACATAGgcctcggggggggggggtgtcactGAGCCCCATCGGGCAGATGAGGAACCCGGGGCTCGGAGAGGGGCCGGAGCTGGCTGTCACCTGGGGAAGCCGGAGCGCACGTGGAGCCCGTCCACGTTCTGGCTGACCAGGAAGCGCAGGAGGCCCACGCGCTCCAGCTGCACCAGCGCCATGTGCGTCTGAGTGGGCCGGGCCATCTCGAAGGTCGTGTCGAACCTGGGGGCCAGGCCCCGCTCCTCCATTGTCCAGACGCCATGGGGACCCCTGAAGGCGGCAGGTggggagagacggagagagagagggagggaggaggggaacagggagggagggaggacatgGCACATGAGAGCAAAAATTAGTTATTTAATGTGACCGTCACTTACTGCTGCTGCACTGAGCCTAGCCTTGTGCTGGGTGATGCTGGGGTCCTAGTGGACCCAAGCCCTGCTCTCGATCTTATGGGGGGAAACACAGGCAGACACAGCCCCTCCAGCCTGTGGGGCTGGGGCCCCATGGAGGTGGTGAAGGCCtgtgtggggagggtgggaaggcCCCCTGGACGAGGCTGAGCTGTCTCTTGAATTGTGAGGGGGAAGGGCGGGGCAGTTCAGACAGAACGGGCGAGCAGAAGCCTGGTGGGCTGGCAACAGCCTGGGAGTTTCGGCCAGTGCAAGTGGTCTGGGGTCTGCAGTGGGAGCAGCAGGGGCTGAGGGTGGAAAGAGGACTGAGGGCGGGGTCAGGAAGGGCTTGATTTCCAGCCCCAAGTGCCGCgtggcaatggggagccatggcaGGTTATGGAAGGGGGGTGGAATTCACACCTTGGAATTCTAACATTCCTCCAAGAATGAGGAATCGGTTCTCCTGCTGTGCGAGTCTGGGGTGGGGGCCGAGGGGCCTCGAAGAGAGTACAAATGCAACAGGCCTGCATTATGGGGCAGCGTTGCAAACTCAGCCCCTACAGGGGCCACCCGGGGGCCGGCAGTTTGAGACCCCTGCTTTTATCCAGTCTCACGCCCtcatttacaggtgaggaaactgagatctaGACGGTTAAGCCACTTGCTGGACCCCCAGGTCTGacgggaaaatatttgcaagtgagTGTGGACTCATCGTCCCTGATGTCAGTTTTCCCCGTCTAGGCAGCCACGCACAGCGAGCCtagaaaactacatttcccagcatcccttgcaacTAGGTGTGGTCAGATGACCAAGTTCTAGCCAATGGGGTATGTGTTGGATGTTGGGTGTGACTTAAAGGGACATGTCTGAAAGCGAGGGGTCTTTCCCATCCCCACCGCCCCAGGGTGCAGGCGGATTATTCAGGACTCAGCCatggggaggcagcaggagggctTCCAATGGCTGGTGTCTGGGGCTCACAGGGAAGCCTTTGGCAGTGTGGCGGGCCCTGCCTCGACTTCCCCTCCAGGCCCACAGACCTGAAGTCAGGGATGCCCGAGGCGGTGCTGATGCCTGCGCCCGTGTGGAACACCACGTTGGAGGACTGCCAGACCAGCTGTGCCAGCTCCCACACCTTCCGCTCCAACTCGTCTGGGGGGTCAAAGATCTGTCGTCGGTGGGAGAGCAGAAGGGAGGGGTCAAAACGTGTCCCAGCGGCAGGACCACTAGCCACAGGCTGAGCCACCCCTGCCTTGCCCAGGGGGAGGAGAATGGATCGGAAAGGGCAGCTTGTCCTTGTGTCTCTCCTCTGCCCGCAGCCCTCCAGGGCTCCTCCCCTCCCGTGGGGAGAAGCCCACATCCTCCCGGCGGACCTCCAGACCCTGCATGacctgccctgtcccctccctgccctccctcctccctctctccccctcattacctctcctccagccacacgggcctcctcactgttcctccaacatgccaggcccgggcctgccccagggcctttgcacaggctgtgccctctgcccaggACACTCTTTCCCCTCAGATACACACTTAACTCCCTCCCTCGCCTCCTTTAGGTCTTTGCTCAAAAGTCATCTCATTTGCacacccacgttcatagcagcattattcacaacaggtaaaatgtggaagcaaaccaaggGTCCATCGACAGAAGATGGATAAACACAGTGTCTGTCCACAccctggaatattacgcagccatgAAAAAGGAGATCCTGACACCTGCTCCCGCGTGGAGGGACCTGGAGGACGTGATGCTCAGTGacgtgagccagacacagaaggacacacactgtgtggtccactcacaggaggtccccagaggagccacagccacagagacaggaagtggatggggggccaggggctgggggaggggtggaagtcagtgtttcatggggaTAGAGCtgcagtttggggagatggaaagttctggagacggatggaggggatggtggcacaaccttgtgaatgtgCTTCATGCTGCTGAGCTGtgcccttaaaaatggttagaatggtaaatttgatgttacgtgtattttaccacaataaaaaaaattgcgGAAAAAAAGAGCTCGATGATGCCCCCCGGAACCAACTGGTTTCAGTGCAGCCCCCCCGCCCATCACTCCCCGCTTTACTCCCTTGCACCCCAGCGTCTGACTTCTGATATGTCCTTGCTCCGTGTCTGGCTCCCGGCTAGACGGACGGGTTTTGTCTGTCTAGCTCTCTTCTGTGCCCCCAGGGCCTGGAAAATGCCCTGcgcacagtaggcgctcaatatgTGCTTGTGGAATAAATCGAATAGCGAGCAGGACAGAAGAGTGGGGCTTCAGAAGGGCGTCACCCCCTCCGAGAGCTCGGTAATTGTCTgactcagggtgaagggagcGGCCTGTATGGGACGGGGCCACCCTCCTCCCAGCtacagaagggaagggagaccCAGGAGGCAAGTGACCTCCCGAGGTCTCAGTGTGCGCAGGGGACCTGCTCTGGGGTGGCTGGAGGGGTCTGACTTACACCcgtccagctccctccccagctcaCGCCCTTGCCCATCACGCTCAGGACAGTGTCACCTCCCCAGCATGGCATCTGACACCCCACTGGCCTAGTCTGTTCTCCAAGGTGTGTGTGTTCATTCCCACCGCCCCGCCTGTGCCCTCCGCCCGGAGCTCCGTCCCCGGCTTCCCCATCAGAACTTCAGGACTTCCCCGACGCGCGTCCTCCCCTCGGTCCCCAGGGCCCTGAGCTGGGCGTGTGCGCGTCCCCGGGCGCGCAGGGGGCGTCActtcccgccccctccccactgggAAGTCCCTCCCATTGTCTAGCCTCAGTGCCTCCTGATACTCCCACAATGCCCCGCTgccgcccggccccgcccagcCCGCCGCGCTGGGGGCAGCCTTCGGGACCCCCAGCCGCGCTCACCTCGGGAAGGCCGCACTTGCCCTTGTCCGCGTACGGCGACAACCCCGCCGCGTAATTCACCGACATCCTCGTCGCCCCGACGGGAACAATAAAGTTTCTCTTGTTGAGGCCGCTTCCGCCGGAAATGGGGCTGGAGGGGCGGGAAAGGGGAGGAGCCGCATTCCCGACCTACGTGCCTGGCCGCTCCTCCCATGGCGCATGCGCCCCTGCCCTGACGCCGCAGGCGCCATCTTTACTGCTGGCAAAGAAGCCCCGGTGCCCGGCAGGCGCTGGCGGAGGGCGGGGAGCCGGGGCGGCCGCCCACATGAGCTCTCCCGTCGCTTCTAAATCGGGGGGCTCGACCATCGGCGGCCCCAGGCCCCTTCTTCACAAATGTGTAACCTGAGGCCCCAGGACTCTGCTTCCAGTCCAAGTTTCCTCCCTCTGCACATTTCAGAAGTTGATAAAGTTACAAATGGAGGGTACCTGTCCGTAGGGGGTGGAATTTGGGGCCTCACTAAGGAGGGTCTTGAACGCCGCTCTAAATCATCGGGACGTTATCCGGGTGGATGGCAATGTCCACTCAGCAGGACAGGTCCGGACTGCGACGTGAGGCTAGAGAAACTAGCCGCTGAAGGTCACGGTGGCTGGTGGCCTTGAGGACTCATTTAAGAACCTCgtgttgagcatctactgtgtgctggggggacaCTGGAGAACAAAGGTGTCCCTTTGTGGCTAGAGGTGGACCTAAACAGGTGACCGGGCAGTGATGACTCAGTGCGATCCGGCTGCACTGAGGCAGCTCGGAGGGGGCACCTGACCCAGCCTGGGGgcatccaggaaggcttcctggaggagggggtgtcGCAGCAAAGATCTGAAGAGTGAGTAGGCATGAGATGAGGAGAATGTGCCCGTTGGGGGTGACATGGGGTACAGAGAGAGTGCTCCTGGTGGAgcaaacagcaggtgcaaaggctgggaggagaggaagagcgTGGCTCATTCCAGAACCTGAAATCGGTCCAGCGATGTTAGGGAAAAAGGTCGGTGTCTTCCCGCCGGAGCCCGTTGGCCAACAGGCAACCCCGCTGCCAGCCTGTCTCCTCCCTCGGCTCTTCCTCGGCCCCCTGGGGCGGCCACCCGCTCAGAGCTGATCGGGTGTCATTGCTGAGCAAACGGGCTGCTGGTGTGAGCGGGCGGCCCAGCTGGGAGCGGTAACCAGAGCCGGCAGTGGGCACGGCGGCCTGGTGCTGGAGTCGCTGGAGCTGCAAAAGGTAGGGAGGAAGCAGGTGACGGAGGCCTGGGATGGAGGCTCCCCTTAGGGCCTCGGGCTCCTTGCCCCTGAGCCCTGGTgtgtggaagaaaggagaggcCCCTGTGTGTCCCAGACACGCTGAGGAGCCACGCAGGCACCTGACACACACACCTGGTTCACGCGCGCGCCTCCCGCTCCCCAGCCTTGGCCCCGTCTAGGGTGCAtcccctcttttcctgctgctgcCGCAAAGTTTCCTGCCTGGCTGACCCCTGATGGCGGAGCatcccctcttccaggaagcagcCCCCTAGGTGAGGGCATCTCCCCCTCGCTGGAGCCCATGGATTCCCTCCCGCACAGGCAACCTGTGGACTCCTCTCTTGGGTGTCTTGTTAcgctctgctctgggtgtgattgAGCCCTGTAGACGggtaaaaagaaggaggaggtgggtggtGAGTGAATGGGTACTGTGGTTGGTGGAggggtgaatgaatggatgggcaGTGGATGGATGCGTTGGGAGTTGGAggaggggatggatggatggataggagGTGgggtggatgaatgggtgggtggatggtaAGTAGATGGGTCTGTGGATGGTGGATGAAGGGTGcatgggtgggtagatgggtgaGTGGTTGTTGGATGTGTGGGTgagtgggtaggtggatggatgggtggatggtgggtggatgttgaatggatgggtgggtggatattggatagatggatggatggatggatggattgatggatggatgggtgggtaggtgttggatggtgggtggatgttggatggatgatgggtggatgttGAATGCATGGATGGGTAGGTGGggagatggatagatggatgggtaaGTGGATGGTATGTGGATattggaggatggatggatggtggatggatgggtaggtgttGGATGGATAAgtaggtgggtggatggtgggtggatggatggataggtgggtaggtgttggatggtgggtggatgttggatggatggatggatgggtgggtggatggatggatggatgggtggatggatgagtggagggatgggtggatggatgggtgggaggatggatgagtagatggatggtGAGTGGATGGTGGGTGGGTGTTGgaggatggatggtgggtgggtgTTGAAGgattggtggatggatggacggatggatgggtaggtgggaGGATGGTGGGTAGATGGCAGATGAAGCATGGCTGAAGGGTGCATGAAGAGCCATGAGAAGAAGAGTGGGGGTGAGTTGGGTGGTGGGCAGTGGGTGGATGTACAAGGGCTGGGCCAGGAGGACGGATGCACAGGTGGGTGGGCGGGTGGGTAGGAAGTGAAGGACGGCTTGGAGAATTCGTGTGCGGGTGGACAGGTGACAGACATGCCTTCACAGAAATCTCCCTCAGAACAGGAAGGAATCTCAAGCCGTACAGCTAGCAAAACATCCCCTTGAGATGGCCTTGCCTGACCTCCATACCCACACATGCATGGAACACATAACAGGCCAAGGTGGACAGGTGTGCTTGCACACACATGCCTCCTGCAAATACGTGCACGCAGCCATCACCCCAGACCTCCACCCGCCTTGGGTGGCTTGTCTCCGTGCTCTCACTCGCACAGAGGCCAGCCCATTGTAAGGAGACTTGGCTGCCTGAATGTCGTTCTCCGATTCTCCAAGAAACATACCTTTGCGCTCAGAGGCCTCAGCTCTGGGCCTGGCCCCCCAGGAACCCCTCACTGTTCAGGAAGACAGAACCAGC
This region includes:
- the SIRT6 gene encoding NAD-dependent protein deacylase sirtuin-6; translation: MSVNYAAGLSPYADKGKCGLPEIFDPPDELERKVWELAQLVWQSSNVVFHTGAGISTASGIPDFRGPHGVWTMEERGLAPRFDTTFEMARPTQTHMALVQLERVGLLRFLVSQNVDGLHVRSGFPRDKLAELHGNMFVEECVKCKTQYVRDTVVGSMGLKATGRLCTMVKARGLRACRGELRDTILDWEDALPDRDLTLADEASRHADLSITLGTSLQIRPSGNLPLATKRRGGRLVIVNLQPTKHDRHADLRIHGYVDEVMTRLMKHLGLEIPAWEGPRVLERALPPLPRPPAPQLRPKDEPPAQPNGSGPASPKRERTAEPPAHHNGSGPASPKRERPDSPAPSTPHKRVKAEAVPS